A window from Nocardioides mesophilus encodes these proteins:
- a CDS encoding transglycosylase SLT domain-containing protein encodes MTPTAAAAAPASPRARRWRRLLTSVTTGTATAGLVLAVAPLALQAPPSAAPRDHRSDVRLGTAGDLLPVSHRKRHPHRVIKKYRVRPGDTASSVAVRYHAWTDELIRINHSSVLYVGDVIRVPVVRSAQRACTRHRNHHTNVGRHARAHVGRPGRAHPGHAKKHHPKKHHAAKHHNKKHPAKHRPKKPHQHKHHVKKHKKHHTSRHLHAWSGHRGRHPRGWHHAGTTRDDVRRIVTAKARRYGVDPSLALAIAWQESGWQQRRVSASGALGVMQVLPGTARWMSDVAGYRLNPRDLHHNTIAGVRLIRWLRSEAGLRHAVGGYYQGLGGIREHGMYPSTKRYVDDVLSLRRTIADGRRPY; translated from the coding sequence GTGACGCCGACCGCCGCCGCAGCCGCTCCGGCGTCGCCGCGCGCCCGCCGCTGGCGGCGGCTCCTGACGTCGGTCACCACCGGCACCGCCACGGCCGGGCTGGTGCTGGCGGTGGCGCCGCTGGCCCTGCAGGCGCCACCTTCCGCCGCCCCGAGGGACCACCGCTCCGACGTACGGCTCGGCACCGCCGGCGACCTACTCCCGGTCAGCCACCGCAAGCGGCACCCGCACCGGGTCATCAAGAAGTACCGCGTCCGTCCCGGCGACACCGCGAGCTCGGTGGCGGTGCGCTACCACGCCTGGACCGACGAGCTGATCCGGATCAACCACTCCTCGGTGCTGTACGTCGGCGACGTGATCCGGGTCCCGGTGGTCCGCAGCGCGCAGCGGGCCTGCACCCGGCACCGGAACCACCACACCAACGTCGGTCGGCATGCCCGGGCCCACGTCGGCAGGCCGGGTCGCGCGCACCCCGGCCACGCCAAGAAGCACCACCCCAAGAAGCACCACGCGGCCAAGCACCACAACAAGAAGCACCCCGCGAAGCACCGCCCGAAGAAGCCCCACCAACACAAGCACCACGTCAAGAAGCACAAGAAGCACCACACCAGCCGGCACCTGCACGCCTGGAGCGGCCACCGCGGGCGGCACCCGCGCGGCTGGCACCACGCCGGCACCACCCGCGACGACGTCCGCCGGATCGTCACCGCGAAGGCGCGCCGCTACGGCGTCGACCCGTCCCTGGCACTGGCGATCGCCTGGCAGGAGTCGGGCTGGCAGCAGCGCCGGGTCTCCGCCTCCGGCGCGCTCGGCGTGATGCAGGTGCTGCCCGGCACCGCCCGGTGGATGTCGGACGTGGCCGGATACCGGCTGAACCCCCGCGACCTGCACCACAACACGATCGCCGGCGTCCGGCTGATCCGCTGGCTGCGCTCGGAGGCCGGCCTGCGGCACGCGGTCGGCGGCTACTACCAGGGACTCGGCGGGATCCGCGAGCACGGGATGTACCCCTCCACCAAGAGGTACGTCGACGACGTGCTCAGCCTGCGCCGCACCATCGCCGACGGCCGCCGGCCCTACTGA
- the pknB gene encoding Stk1 family PASTA domain-containing Ser/Thr kinase gives MDRTVADPLIGRLLDGRYRIGPRIARGGMATVYEAVDLRLDRPCAVKVMHAGLGDDDDFAARFVREARSAARLSHPNVVSVFDQGDDDGTLFLAMEYIPGHTLRDVIRAEAPMKPARALSLIEPVLSALGAAHAAGLIHRDVKPENVLIADDGRVKVADFGLARAVSAETQHTATGGVLIGTVSYLAPELVVDGRSDARSDVYAAGVLLYELLTGRKPHEGDSPIQVAYKHVHEDVPPPSAAVPGIPPYVDALVARATARDPQLRPADARVLMHQVRRVRDAIAHGVADDPELTADLTPTRTVASDAYDDIDYVNEDTPTILSTAQAAEVGTPDSREHDTSVIPATPRTPPGPAGPGAASPRGGATAVRPPAPRRSRRGPVLLLVVLLLAVGAGVGGWWFGAGRYTTVPGVIKMDAAQARAALDQKGLGYEAGPPAYSETVEKGLVLDTDPAGGERILDDGTVTVTLSLGPERYEVPVLRGLTEDKAGAALEKQHLSLGDTVRRFDEKVAEGVVLRSAPQAGSEQKPGTAVDLVVSRGPKPIEVPDFTGRDAARAEQRLSALGLEVSTNDAFSETVADGDVITQSPSSGTLYRGDAVTLTISKGPELVEVPDLRAVGIQAATERLEALGFTVKTAESAAYLGLGFVSSADPDFGTMAPKGSTITLYLV, from the coding sequence GTGGACAGGACCGTCGCGGACCCGCTGATCGGGCGCCTGCTCGACGGCCGCTACCGCATCGGTCCCCGGATCGCGCGCGGCGGGATGGCCACCGTCTACGAGGCGGTCGACCTGCGCCTGGACCGGCCCTGCGCGGTCAAGGTGATGCACGCCGGCCTCGGTGACGACGACGACTTCGCCGCCCGCTTCGTCCGCGAGGCGCGCTCGGCGGCCCGGCTCTCGCACCCGAACGTGGTCTCCGTCTTCGACCAGGGCGACGACGACGGCACCCTGTTCCTGGCCATGGAGTACATCCCCGGGCACACCCTGCGCGACGTGATCCGCGCCGAGGCGCCGATGAAGCCGGCCCGGGCGCTGTCGCTGATCGAGCCGGTGCTGTCCGCCCTCGGGGCCGCGCACGCCGCGGGCCTGATCCACCGCGACGTGAAGCCGGAGAACGTCCTGATCGCCGACGACGGCCGGGTCAAGGTCGCCGACTTCGGCCTGGCCCGCGCGGTCAGCGCCGAGACCCAGCACACCGCCACCGGCGGGGTCCTGATCGGCACCGTCTCCTACCTCGCCCCCGAGCTGGTGGTGGACGGCCGCTCCGACGCCCGCTCCGACGTGTACGCCGCCGGGGTGCTGCTCTACGAGCTGCTGACCGGCCGCAAGCCGCACGAGGGCGACTCCCCCATCCAGGTCGCCTACAAGCACGTGCACGAGGACGTCCCGCCGCCCTCGGCCGCGGTCCCCGGGATCCCGCCGTACGTCGACGCGCTGGTCGCCCGCGCCACCGCCCGGGACCCGCAGCTGCGGCCCGCGGACGCCCGGGTGCTGATGCACCAGGTGCGCCGGGTCCGCGACGCGATCGCGCACGGGGTCGCCGACGACCCGGAGCTGACCGCGGACCTCACCCCGACCCGGACGGTCGCGAGCGACGCCTACGACGACATCGACTACGTCAACGAGGACACCCCGACGATCCTGAGCACCGCCCAGGCCGCCGAGGTGGGCACCCCGGACTCCCGCGAGCACGACACCAGCGTGATCCCGGCGACGCCCCGCACGCCGCCGGGACCGGCCGGCCCGGGGGCGGCCTCGCCCCGCGGCGGCGCGACCGCGGTCCGCCCGCCCGCGCCGCGGCGCTCCCGGCGGGGTCCGGTCCTGCTGCTGGTCGTGCTGCTGCTCGCCGTGGGCGCCGGCGTCGGCGGCTGGTGGTTCGGCGCCGGCCGCTACACGACGGTCCCGGGCGTGATCAAGATGGACGCCGCGCAGGCCCGCGCCGCCCTCGACCAGAAGGGTCTCGGCTACGAGGCGGGCCCCCCGGCGTACTCCGAGACCGTCGAGAAGGGGCTGGTCCTCGACACCGACCCGGCCGGCGGCGAGCGGATCCTCGACGACGGCACCGTGACCGTGACGCTGTCGCTCGGCCCCGAGCGCTACGAGGTGCCGGTGCTGCGCGGGCTGACCGAGGACAAGGCCGGGGCGGCGCTGGAGAAGCAGCACCTGTCGCTGGGCGACACGGTCCGCCGCTTCGACGAGAAGGTCGCCGAGGGCGTGGTGCTGCGCTCGGCGCCGCAGGCCGGCAGCGAGCAGAAGCCGGGCACCGCTGTGGACCTGGTCGTCAGCCGCGGGCCGAAGCCGATCGAGGTGCCGGACTTCACCGGCCGCGACGCCGCCCGCGCCGAGCAGCGGCTGAGCGCCCTAGGGCTCGAGGTGAGCACCAACGACGCGTTCTCCGAGACGGTCGCCGACGGCGACGTGATCACCCAGTCGCCGAGCAGCGGCACGCTGTACCGCGGCGACGCGGTCACGCTGACCATCTCCAAGGGTCCCGAGCTGGTCGAGGTCCCGGACCTGCGCGCCGTCGGCATCCAGGCCGCCACCGAGCGGCTGGAGGCGCTCGGCTTCACCGTGAAGACCGCGGAGAGCGCGGCCTACCTCGGGCTCGGCTTCGTCTCCTCGGCCGACCCGGACTTCGGGACGATGGCCCCCAAGGGCAGCACGATCACCCTCTACCTCGTCTGA
- a CDS encoding deoxyribonuclease IV, with protein MPATSTYTGLRNPVGTHVQVGKGLVAGALVAADAVGCETVQVFAGNPRGWAHSAGDPAVDEAFRAGCADRGLRVFVHAPYLVNLGSPTATTYERSVASVAHNLVRAAAIGAEGVVVHTGSCVDEGGYDAAMRQVREGLLPVLDALGDDGPWLLLEPTAGQGRSLCAGVEDLEPYLGALERHPRVGICLDTCHVFAAGAPLDEPGGPTATVDRIVEIGGPDRLRLVHANDSKDVRGAFKDRHEKIGEGHIGVAAFEELLAHPELAGVPFVLETPGSRDVGDPQIPLLKSLRPA; from the coding sequence ATGCCCGCCACCTCGACGTACACCGGCCTGCGCAACCCCGTGGGCACGCACGTCCAGGTCGGCAAGGGGCTGGTCGCCGGGGCGCTGGTCGCCGCAGACGCGGTGGGCTGCGAGACCGTCCAGGTCTTCGCCGGCAACCCGCGCGGCTGGGCGCACTCCGCCGGTGACCCGGCGGTCGACGAGGCGTTCCGCGCAGGCTGCGCCGACCGCGGGCTGCGGGTGTTCGTGCACGCGCCGTACCTGGTGAACCTCGGCAGCCCGACCGCGACGACGTACGAACGCTCGGTGGCCTCGGTGGCGCACAACCTGGTCCGGGCCGCCGCGATCGGCGCCGAGGGCGTGGTGGTGCACACCGGCTCCTGCGTCGACGAGGGCGGCTACGACGCCGCGATGCGCCAGGTCCGGGAGGGCCTGCTGCCGGTGCTCGACGCGCTCGGCGACGACGGCCCGTGGCTGCTGCTGGAGCCGACCGCCGGTCAGGGCCGCTCGCTGTGCGCGGGGGTCGAGGACCTCGAGCCGTATCTCGGCGCGCTGGAGCGGCACCCGCGGGTCGGGATCTGCCTGGACACCTGCCACGTGTTCGCCGCCGGCGCGCCGCTCGACGAGCCGGGCGGGCCGACCGCGACCGTGGACCGGATCGTCGAGATCGGCGGCCCGGACCGGCTGCGGCTGGTGCACGCCAACGACTCCAAGGACGTCCGCGGCGCCTTCAAGGACCGCCACGAGAAGATCGGCGAGGGCCACATCGGCGTCGCCGCCTTCGAGGAGCTGCTCGCGCACCCGGAGCTGGCCGGGGTGCCGTTCGTCCTCGAGACGCCGGGCTCGCGCGACGTCGGCGACCCGCAGATCCCGCTGCTGAAGAGCCTCCGGCCGGCATGA
- a CDS encoding DMT family transporter, translating to MSGRRTSLLATLALLSVTAAWGSTFFLTKDLVERVPVLDYLAVRFTIAALAVFVLAPRAVGRLSPGTRLSAVVLGALYGVAQILQTTGLAHTAASVSGFITGLYVVATPLFAALLLRQRIGPLTWGAVVLALLGLGVLTLSGFSIGYGEALTFVSALLYALHIVGLGAWSTARDAMGMTILQLAVIAVVCWVATLPDGVQLPASAADWTSVLYMALVAGALAMAAQTWAQAHLPPTRTAIVMSMEPVFAAFFAVLLGGEHLTGRMLVGGAMVLAAMLVAELAPRRRIEAEVQHIAV from the coding sequence ATGAGCGGGCGCCGTACCTCCCTGCTCGCCACCCTCGCCCTGCTCTCGGTCACCGCCGCCTGGGGCTCGACGTTCTTCCTGACCAAGGACCTCGTGGAGCGGGTCCCGGTGCTGGACTACCTGGCGGTGCGGTTCACGATCGCGGCGCTGGCGGTCTTCGTGCTGGCGCCGCGCGCGGTCGGCCGGCTCTCGCCGGGCACCCGGCTCAGCGCGGTGGTGCTCGGCGCGTTGTACGGCGTCGCGCAGATCCTGCAGACCACCGGGCTGGCGCACACCGCGGCCAGCGTGTCCGGCTTCATCACCGGGCTGTACGTCGTCGCGACCCCCCTGTTCGCGGCGCTGCTGCTGCGCCAACGCATCGGCCCGCTGACATGGGGCGCGGTGGTGCTCGCCCTGCTCGGCCTCGGGGTGCTCACGCTGAGCGGGTTCAGCATCGGCTACGGCGAGGCGCTGACCTTCGTCTCGGCGCTGCTCTACGCGCTGCACATCGTCGGGCTGGGCGCCTGGAGCACCGCGCGGGACGCGATGGGCATGACGATCCTCCAGCTCGCGGTGATCGCGGTGGTCTGCTGGGTGGCCACCCTCCCCGACGGCGTCCAGCTGCCGGCCTCGGCCGCGGACTGGACCTCGGTGCTCTACATGGCGCTGGTCGCCGGCGCATTGGCGATGGCCGCCCAGACCTGGGCGCAGGCGCACCTGCCGCCGACCCGGACCGCGATCGTGATGAGCATGGAGCCGGTGTTCGCCGCCTTCTTCGCGGTGCTCCTCGGCGGGGAGCACCTGACCGGCCGGATGCTCGTCGGCGGCGCGATGGTGCTGGCCGCGATGCTGGTCGCCGAGCTCGCGCCGCGGCGCCGGATCGAGGCCGAGGTGCAGCACATCGCGGTCTGA
- a CDS encoding GNAT family N-acetyltransferase encodes MRAEIRELDESDLEAAGQLLAQRHRRHRERQPLLSPRFEDPETATEELRGVWASKDASGTVALAGGELVGYLLGVPKDSPVWGPNVWVEPAGQAVTGDPELMRDLYAAAATRWVEEGRTAQYVLVPATDPGLVAAWFRLGFGHQQTHAVRRPLDREPAVAPGVRLRLAVRDDIPVLARLDVALPEHQGLAPCFSSGETGTVEEAAQEWEEDWENPDFTTYVAELDGTVVGSAVLCSISQSSGNTSLIRPDDCGYFAFAAVMPEARGRGVGRALGELGLSWAGREGYAVVATDWRQTNLLSSRAWPALGYEDTFWRLHRTVGY; translated from the coding sequence ATGCGCGCAGAGATCCGAGAGCTCGACGAGTCCGACCTCGAGGCCGCCGGGCAGTTGCTCGCGCAGCGGCACCGCCGGCACCGGGAGCGGCAGCCGCTGCTGTCCCCGCGGTTCGAGGACCCGGAGACCGCCACCGAGGAGCTGCGCGGCGTGTGGGCGTCCAAGGACGCCTCCGGGACGGTCGCCCTGGCCGGCGGCGAGCTGGTCGGCTACCTCCTCGGCGTCCCCAAGGACAGCCCCGTGTGGGGCCCGAACGTCTGGGTCGAGCCGGCCGGGCAGGCGGTCACCGGCGACCCGGAGCTGATGCGCGACTTGTACGCCGCCGCGGCGACCCGCTGGGTGGAGGAGGGCCGCACCGCCCAGTACGTCCTGGTCCCGGCCACCGACCCCGGCCTCGTCGCCGCCTGGTTCCGGCTCGGCTTCGGGCACCAGCAGACCCACGCCGTACGCCGCCCGCTGGACCGGGAGCCGGCGGTGGCGCCGGGGGTGCGGCTCCGCCTCGCGGTCCGCGACGACATCCCGGTGCTGGCCCGCCTCGACGTGGCGCTCCCGGAGCACCAGGGCCTCGCCCCGTGCTTCTCCTCCGGCGAGACCGGCACCGTGGAGGAGGCGGCCCAGGAGTGGGAGGAGGACTGGGAGAACCCCGACTTCACCACCTACGTCGCCGAGCTCGACGGCACCGTGGTCGGCTCCGCCGTGCTCTGCTCGATCAGCCAGTCCAGCGGCAACACCAGCCTGATCCGCCCCGACGACTGCGGCTACTTCGCGTTCGCGGCGGTGATGCCGGAGGCCCGCGGCCGCGGGGTCGGCCGCGCGCTCGGCGAGCTCGGGCTGTCCTGGGCCGGCCGGGAGGGGTACGCCGTGGTGGCGACCGACTGGCGGCAGACCAACCTGCTCTCCTCGCGGGCCTGGCCGGCGCTGGGCTACGAGGACACCTTCTGGCGGCTGCACCGCACCGTGGGCTACTGA
- the aroF gene encoding 3-deoxy-7-phosphoheptulonate synthase produces the protein MTPEATDEDVARVVERVEGVGGEAFVSTGVVRTIVGLVGDIDSFHGLNLRSLPGVGAVHRISDPYKLVSRQHHPDRSTVWVGGVPIGPDTFTFIAGPCAVESAAQTLEAAEMAKAAGATLMRGGAYKPRTSPYAFQGLGVAGLEILSSVREATGLPVVTEVVDARDVPVVAEHADMLQVGTRNMANFGLLQAVGESGRPVLLKRGMTATIEEWLMAAEYIAQRGNLDVVLCERGIRTFEPATRNTLDISAVPVVQATSHLPIIVDPSHAAGRKDLVVPLSRAAIAVGADGVIVDVHPDPETALCDGPQALLGNELRLLAQAVRQLPPAVGRVDAGTVAREAAGVR, from the coding sequence ATGACACCGGAGGCCACCGACGAGGACGTCGCGCGCGTCGTGGAGCGGGTCGAGGGCGTGGGCGGTGAGGCGTTCGTGAGCACCGGCGTGGTCCGCACCATCGTCGGCCTGGTCGGCGACATCGACTCCTTCCACGGGCTGAACCTGCGCAGCCTGCCCGGCGTCGGCGCCGTGCACCGGATCTCCGACCCGTACAAGCTGGTCAGCCGTCAGCACCACCCGGACCGCAGCACCGTCTGGGTCGGCGGGGTGCCGATCGGCCCGGACACCTTCACGTTCATCGCCGGCCCGTGCGCGGTGGAGTCGGCGGCGCAGACCCTCGAGGCCGCCGAGATGGCGAAGGCCGCCGGCGCCACGCTGATGAGGGGCGGCGCCTACAAGCCCCGCACCTCGCCGTACGCCTTCCAGGGTCTGGGGGTGGCCGGCCTGGAGATCCTGTCCTCGGTGCGCGAGGCGACCGGGCTGCCGGTGGTCACCGAGGTCGTGGACGCCCGCGACGTGCCGGTGGTCGCCGAGCACGCGGACATGCTGCAGGTCGGCACCCGCAACATGGCCAACTTCGGGCTGCTCCAGGCGGTCGGCGAGTCCGGCCGGCCGGTGCTGCTCAAGCGCGGGATGACCGCGACCATCGAGGAGTGGCTGATGGCGGCGGAGTACATCGCCCAGCGCGGCAACCTCGACGTGGTGCTGTGCGAGCGCGGCATCCGGACCTTCGAGCCGGCCACCCGCAACACCCTCGACATCTCCGCGGTCCCGGTGGTGCAGGCCACCAGCCACCTGCCGATCATCGTCGACCCCTCGCACGCCGCCGGCCGCAAGGACCTGGTGGTGCCGCTGTCCCGGGCGGCGATCGCGGTCGGTGCCGACGGCGTCATCGTCGACGTGCACCCCGACCCGGAGACCGCGCTCTGCGACGGGCCGCAGGCGCTGCTCGGCAACGAGCTGCGTCTGCTCGCCCAGGCGGTGCGGCAGCTGCCGCCGGCGGTGGGCCGCGTGGACGCCGGCACGGTGGCCCGCGAGGCGGCCGGCGTCCGCTGA
- a CDS encoding GntG family PLP-dependent aldolase: protein MSHIDLRSDTVTKPTEGMRAAMARAEVGDDVYGEDPTVRRLEETVAGLFGMEAALFTPTGSMANLLAVRSLVAPGQEVLCESSAHIARAELGAHGAFFGVTMRTWTGERGRIDHAAIAAMFAPDVSPFFVATKAISVENTHNFGGGTVQPLADIEALRPLVDAHGIGLHVDGARIWNAHVASGVPLADYGRPADVLTVCLSKGLGAPVGSLVLGSRAMVQEAVVWRKRLGGGMRQVGMLAAAGLYALEHHLDRLAEDHEHARLLAEACGADPAAVDTNIVVVDVPDAAAVVRAAADQGVLVSALGPTTVRLVTHLDVSREQAETAASVLKASVAG, encoded by the coding sequence GTGAGCCACATCGACCTGCGCAGCGACACCGTCACCAAGCCGACCGAGGGGATGCGGGCCGCGATGGCGCGCGCCGAGGTCGGCGACGACGTGTACGGCGAGGACCCGACCGTCCGCCGGCTCGAGGAGACGGTGGCCGGGCTGTTCGGCATGGAGGCCGCGCTGTTCACGCCCACCGGGTCGATGGCGAACCTGCTGGCGGTGCGCTCGCTGGTGGCACCCGGCCAGGAGGTGCTCTGCGAGTCCTCGGCGCACATCGCCCGCGCCGAGCTCGGCGCGCACGGCGCCTTCTTCGGCGTCACGATGCGCACCTGGACAGGGGAGCGGGGCCGAATCGACCACGCCGCGATCGCCGCGATGTTCGCCCCGGACGTCTCGCCGTTCTTCGTGGCCACCAAGGCGATCTCGGTCGAGAACACCCACAACTTCGGCGGCGGCACCGTGCAGCCGCTCGCGGACATCGAGGCGCTGCGCCCGCTGGTGGACGCGCACGGCATCGGCCTGCACGTCGACGGGGCGCGGATCTGGAACGCGCACGTCGCCAGCGGGGTGCCGCTGGCCGACTACGGCCGCCCGGCCGACGTGCTCACCGTCTGCCTGAGCAAGGGCCTCGGCGCGCCGGTCGGCTCGCTGGTGCTCGGCAGCCGGGCGATGGTGCAGGAGGCCGTCGTCTGGCGCAAGCGGCTCGGCGGCGGGATGCGCCAGGTCGGGATGCTGGCCGCGGCCGGGCTCTACGCCCTCGAGCACCACCTGGACCGGCTGGCCGAGGACCACGAGCACGCCCGGCTGCTCGCCGAGGCGTGTGGAGCGGACCCGGCGGCCGTGGACACGAACATCGTGGTGGTCGACGTACCGGATGCCGCCGCGGTGGTGCGCGCCGCCGCCGACCAGGGCGTGCTGGTCTCCGCGCTCGGCCCGACCACGGTCCGGCTGGTCACCCACCTCGACGTCAGCCGGGAGCAGGCTGAGACGGCCGCCTCGGTGCTGAAGGCGTCCGTCGCGGGCTGA
- a CDS encoding class II 3-deoxy-7-phosphoheptulonate synthase: MGAAQQPTWPDTSAVDTAVAKLRKVPPLVFAGECDELKDKLAAVARGEAFLLQGGDCAETFDGVTADNVRNKLRVLLQMAVVLTYAASVPVVKLGRLAGQYAKPRSSDDETRDGVTLPAYRGDAVNGFDFTPESRIPDPQRLVDVYNSSAATLNLVRAFVTGGYADLRQVHTWNTDFVRESPVGRRYEKLAGEIDRALTFMQAIGADPDEFHRVDFHSSHEALILEYEHALTRIDSRTQLPYDVSSHFLWIGERTRQLDGAHVELLSRIRNPIGVKLGPTTSPDDALALAAKLNPDNEPGRLTFITRMGAGKIRDALPNLVEKVTAAGISVAWVCDPMHGNTFEASSGYKTRRFDDVIAEVQGFFDVHRSLGTWPGGVHVELTGDDVTECVGGGEALLEADLHNRYESVCDPRLNRVQSLELAFLVAEMLRSAHTSA, from the coding sequence ATGGGGGCCGCGCAGCAGCCGACCTGGCCCGACACCTCGGCGGTGGACACCGCGGTGGCCAAGCTCCGCAAGGTCCCGCCGCTGGTCTTCGCCGGCGAGTGCGACGAGCTCAAGGACAAGCTGGCCGCGGTCGCCCGCGGCGAGGCGTTCCTGCTCCAGGGCGGGGACTGCGCCGAGACCTTCGACGGCGTCACGGCCGACAACGTCCGCAACAAGCTCCGGGTGCTGCTGCAGATGGCGGTGGTGCTGACCTACGCGGCCTCGGTGCCGGTGGTGAAGCTGGGCCGGCTCGCCGGGCAGTACGCGAAACCGCGCTCCTCCGACGACGAGACCCGCGACGGCGTCACGCTGCCGGCTTACCGCGGCGACGCGGTCAACGGCTTCGACTTCACCCCCGAGTCGCGGATCCCGGACCCGCAGCGGCTCGTCGACGTCTACAACTCCTCGGCCGCGACCCTCAACCTGGTGCGCGCGTTCGTCACCGGCGGCTATGCCGACCTGCGCCAGGTGCACACCTGGAACACCGACTTCGTCCGTGAGTCGCCGGTCGGACGCCGCTACGAGAAGCTCGCCGGCGAGATCGACCGGGCGCTCACCTTCATGCAGGCGATCGGGGCCGACCCCGACGAGTTCCACCGCGTCGACTTCCACTCCAGCCACGAAGCGCTGATCCTCGAGTACGAACACGCGCTGACCCGGATCGACTCGCGCACCCAGCTGCCGTACGACGTCTCCAGTCACTTCCTGTGGATCGGCGAGCGGACCCGGCAGCTCGACGGCGCCCACGTGGAGCTGCTCTCCCGGATCCGGAACCCGATCGGCGTGAAGCTCGGCCCGACCACCTCGCCCGACGACGCGCTGGCGCTGGCCGCCAAGCTCAACCCCGACAACGAGCCGGGTCGGCTGACCTTCATCACCCGGATGGGCGCGGGCAAGATCCGCGACGCGCTGCCCAACCTGGTCGAGAAGGTCACCGCCGCCGGGATCTCGGTGGCCTGGGTGTGCGACCCCATGCACGGCAACACCTTCGAGGCGTCCTCGGGCTACAAGACCCGCCGCTTCGACGACGTGATCGCCGAGGTGCAGGGCTTCTTCGACGTGCACCGCTCGCTGGGCACCTGGCCCGGCGGCGTCCACGTGGAGCTCACCGGCGACGACGTCACCGAGTGCGTGGGCGGGGGCGAGGCCCTGCTCGAGGCCGACCTGCACAACCGCTACGAGTCGGTCTGCGACCCGCGGCTCAATCGGGTGCAGTCACTCGAGCTGGCGTTCCTGGTCGCCGAGATGCTCCGCAGCGCGCACACCTCGGCGTAG
- a CDS encoding class I SAM-dependent methyltransferase: MSHPEQLGFFLAVADANPAIVRGGRVLEIGSYDVNGSIRSLFESAREYVGVDLDDGPGVDVVGFGHEIADADGSFDLTISGECFEHDPHWRATFANMSRLARPGGLVAFSCASRGRPEHGTRRTDETLSPGTQSVGLDYYRNLIEADFLEMPLAEWFSVWRFWYLPTHFDLYFAGIRRGGDLNAHLPDTSRVDRLAELMPRAHRLARLPLRGLAATAASEARFQTLIVPYWYTLLRLMPSSTR; encoded by the coding sequence ATGAGTCACCCTGAGCAGCTCGGGTTCTTCCTGGCAGTCGCCGACGCGAACCCCGCTATCGTTCGTGGAGGCCGGGTTCTCGAAATTGGGTCCTATGACGTCAATGGCAGCATCCGTAGCCTTTTCGAGTCAGCCCGCGAGTATGTCGGCGTCGATCTCGACGACGGGCCGGGCGTCGACGTGGTTGGCTTCGGCCACGAGATCGCGGACGCTGACGGATCGTTCGACTTGACGATTTCTGGTGAGTGTTTCGAGCATGACCCGCACTGGCGCGCGACTTTTGCCAACATGTCCCGGCTCGCCCGGCCAGGCGGCCTAGTGGCGTTCTCATGTGCCTCACGGGGCCGTCCCGAACACGGCACGCGCCGTACCGACGAAACGCTGTCGCCGGGCACCCAAAGCGTCGGCTTGGACTACTACCGCAACCTCATCGAGGCGGACTTTCTGGAAATGCCCCTTGCAGAATGGTTCAGCGTGTGGCGCTTCTGGTACTTGCCGACCCATTTTGATCTGTATTTTGCCGGGATCCGTCGGGGCGGTGACCTTAATGCACATTTGCCTGACACGAGTCGGGTTGACCGGCTCGCCGAACTGATGCCCCGCGCTCACCGGCTCGCGCGTTTGCCGCTGCGGGGGCTGGCAGCGACGGCCGCTAGCGAGGCCCGCTTCCAGACCTTGATCGTGCCGTACTGGTACACACTTCTGCGTCTGATGCCGAGTTCCACTCGTTAG